A genome region from Coffea arabica cultivar ET-39 chromosome 7e, Coffea Arabica ET-39 HiFi, whole genome shotgun sequence includes the following:
- the LOC113701244 gene encoding F-box protein CPR1, with translation MSDVPQDILKEMLSRLPVKPLLRFRCISKQWKAIIDSPEFIRLHIAQSLETRSHHSVILRHSYLHSADFDSLNRTNRAIFEELNHPLKTPDYKTEILGSCNGLLCLMNTEEDIILWNPSTRRYRKLPLTETELPREGIYGFGYDCVSDDYKVVRIVQFYGVSSDTFDTKVKIYSLRSNSWKRIQDFPYYLCYRRVYGMLANGALHWLVTRNPESYTAFMIAAFDLATEEYRLVPQPVDSDKNFHMNVEVLGGCLCVLCNYYLDHVDIWVMKDYGVKESWTKLISIRQCDVSSGHFEVVRPIAYSKCGKRVLLEQDCKLLAWYDLEKKTTKRAMTRFSFDPWNLYFELDMCFESLVQLGSHFDLGKVDKKGQKPNREPKRSQAKAKQRARKRAT, from the coding sequence atgtCCGACGTCCCACAGGACATCTTGAAGGAAATGCTTTCAAGGCTTCCAGTAAAGCCACTCTTGAGGTTTAGGTGCATATCGAAACAATGGAAGGCCATCATAGACAGTCCAGAATTCATCCGACTCCACATTGCTCAGTCCCTCGAAACAAGATCCCATCACAGCGTAATCCTCAGACATTCATACCTTCACTCTGCAGATTTTGATTCACTAAACAGAACCAACCGGGCTATTTTTGAAGAACTCAACCATCCATTGAAAACCCCTGATTACAAAACTGAGATCTTGGGTTCTTGCAATGGTTTGCTTTGTCTGATGAACACTGAAGAGGATATTATCTTGTGGAACCCATCAACAAGAAGGTATCGAAAATTGCCTCTTACTGAAACtgagcttccaagagaaggtatCTATGGATTTGGGTATGATTGTGTGAGTGATGATTATAAGGTGGTTAGGATTGTACAATTTTACGGGGTTAGTTCTGATACCTTTGATACTAAAGTTAAGATTTATAGCCTGAGATCAAATTCTTGGAAGAGAATACAAGATTTTCCCTATTATCTGTGTTATAGAAGGGTTTATGGGATGCTGGCTAATGGTGCATTGCATTGGCTTGTGACTAGAAATCCCGAGTCATATACTGCTTTCATGATTGCTGCTTTTGATCTTGCAACAGAGGAATATAGGTTGGTGCCACAGCCTGTTGATTCTGATAAGAATTTCCATATGAATGTTGAGGTATTGGGAGGATGCCTTTGTGTGCTTTGCAATTATTACTTGGATCATGTTGATATTTGGGTGATGAAGGATTATGGGGTTAAGGAATCTTGGACGAAGTTGATTTCCATTAGGCAATGTGATGTATCCAGTGGGCATTTTGAAGTAGTGAGGCCAATTGCTTATTCTAAGTGTGGTAAGCGAGTGCTATTGGAGCAAGATTGTAAGCTCCTTGCATGGTATGATCTTGAAAAGAAAACAACTAAACGTGCAATGACAAGGTTTAGTTTTGACCCTTGGAATCTGTACTTTGAGCTGGATATGTGCTTCGAGAGTCTTGTTCAGCTTGGCAGTCATTTTGATTTGGGGAAAGTGGACAAGAAAGGGCAAAAGCCAAACAGAGAGCCAAAAAGGAGCCAAGCAAAAGCCAAACAGAGAGCCAGAAAAAGAGCAACATGA